A genome region from Caminicella sporogenes DSM 14501 includes the following:
- a CDS encoding aspartate-semialdehyde dehydrogenase, giving the protein MKKVNVAIVGATGMVGRTFLKVLEERDFPFDKLYLFASAKSAGSKLKCKEKEYIVEELKEDSFDRDIDIALFSAGGEISKKFAPIAASKGTIVVDNSSAWRMEKDIPLVVPEVNPQDIRWHKGIIANPNCSTIQAVVALKPLHDKYKIKRIVYSTYQAVSGSGVKGVKDLEEGLKGNNIMKAYPHPIANNCLPHIDVFMDNGYTKEEMKMINETKKILGDYDLKITATTVRVPVFDCHSESVNIEFENPFEIEDVKKLLSNSPGIIVQDDPKNNVYPLATNAKGTDLVYVGRIRRDYSIDNGLNLWIVADNIRKGAATNAVQIAEELLKFF; this is encoded by the coding sequence TTGAAAAAAGTTAATGTTGCCATTGTAGGTGCAACAGGTATGGTTGGTAGAACTTTTTTAAAAGTTCTCGAAGAAAGGGATTTCCCATTTGATAAATTATACTTATTCGCTTCAGCAAAATCTGCAGGTTCTAAACTAAAATGTAAAGAAAAAGAATATATTGTAGAAGAATTAAAAGAAGATTCTTTCGACAGAGATATAGATATTGCTCTTTTCTCTGCCGGTGGAGAAATCAGTAAAAAATTTGCCCCAATAGCAGCTTCAAAAGGCACTATCGTAGTCGACAATAGCAGTGCATGGAGAATGGAAAAAGATATACCATTAGTTGTTCCCGAAGTAAACCCGCAAGATATAAGATGGCACAAAGGAATTATAGCCAATCCAAACTGCTCAACTATTCAAGCAGTTGTTGCACTTAAGCCTCTACACGATAAATATAAAATAAAAAGAATCGTCTATTCAACTTATCAAGCTGTTTCGGGTTCAGGTGTAAAAGGAGTAAAAGATTTAGAAGAAGGTTTAAAGGGTAATAATATTATGAAAGCTTATCCTCATCCAATAGCAAATAATTGTCTTCCACATATAGACGTTTTCATGGATAATGGATATACTAAAGAAGAAATGAAAATGATAAATGAGACTAAAAAAATTCTCGGAGACTATGATTTAAAAATAACTGCTACAACTGTCAGGGTTCCAGTATTCGACTGCCACAGCGAATCAGTAAACATAGAATTTGAAAATCCATTTGAAATTGAAGATGTAAAAAAACTTCTATCAAACAGCCCCGGAATAATTGTGCAAGATGACCCTAAAAATAATGTCTATCCTCTCGCTACAAATGCAAAAGGTACTGACTTAGTTTATGTAGGTAGAATAAGAAGGGATTACAGTATAGATAACGGTTTAAATCTTTGGATAGTTGCTGACAATATAAGAAAAGGTGCTGCAACTAATGCTGTTCAAATAGCAGAAGAATTATTAAAATTTTTTTAA
- the dapA gene encoding 4-hydroxy-tetrahydrodipicolinate synthase, with translation MKLFRGSGVAIVTPFKDDKVNFEKLGELIEWHIKQGTDAIVVCGTTGEASTMSDDEKKETIKFTVEKVNKRIPVIAGTGSNCTAHSIEMSKYAEKVGADGLLVITPYYNKSTQKGLIAHFTAVADAVNIPIIIYNVPGRTGVNILPSTLATLAKHPNIKGIKEASGNISQIAEIARLVPDDFYIYSGNDDMVVPLMSLKGDGVISVIANIAPKDTHDMVQKFIDGDIKEACELQLKMKPLIDALFIEVNPIPVKTAMNLMGFEMGNLRLPLVDMSDKNLEILKNRMKDYGILE, from the coding sequence GTGAAACTTTTTAGAGGTTCTGGAGTTGCCATAGTTACACCATTTAAAGATGACAAAGTTAATTTCGAAAAATTAGGCGAATTAATTGAATGGCATATTAAGCAAGGTACTGATGCTATAGTTGTATGCGGAACTACAGGAGAAGCTTCAACAATGTCTGATGATGAAAAAAAAGAAACCATAAAATTTACAGTCGAAAAAGTAAACAAGAGAATACCTGTAATAGCTGGAACCGGAAGCAACTGTACTGCTCACTCAATAGAAATGAGTAAATATGCTGAAAAAGTTGGAGCTGACGGACTATTAGTAATTACTCCATATTATAATAAATCAACTCAAAAAGGCTTAATTGCCCACTTTACCGCTGTAGCAGATGCAGTAAATATTCCAATTATAATTTATAATGTACCCGGAAGAACTGGAGTAAATATACTACCTTCTACACTTGCTACACTTGCAAAACATCCAAATATAAAAGGAATTAAAGAAGCAAGTGGAAATATTTCACAAATTGCAGAAATAGCAAGACTTGTACCTGATGACTTTTATATATATTCAGGTAATGATGACATGGTAGTCCCTTTAATGTCCTTAAAAGGTGATGGTGTAATATCTGTTATAGCCAATATTGCTCCAAAAGACACTCATGATATGGTTCAAAAATTTATTGATGGCGACATAAAAGAAGCATGTGAACTTCAACTCAAAATGAAACCTCTCATAGATGCACTTTTTATTGAAGTTAACCCTATCCCCGTTAAAACTGCAATGAATTTAATGGGTTTTGAAATGGGTAATTTAAGACTTCCTTTAGTTGATATGTCTGATAAAAATCTTGAAATATTAAAAAACAGAATGAAAGATTATGGAATTCTTGAATAG
- the dapB gene encoding 4-hydroxy-tetrahydrodipicolinate reductase: MLKVLLSGCNGKMGKVVTELIESENNIEIVAGIDISKKHNKFPVFKDFKDCTIKADVIIDFSHHSMMPALIDYSVKTKTPAVICTTGLDEEIIQKIKDASNKVALFKSGNMSLGVNLITKLAQEAAKVLSESFDIEIIEKHHNRKLDAPSGTAYMIADAINETLNNSKEYNFGRYGKSAKRNKNEIGIHAVRGGTIVGEHTVIYAGPDEIIEIKHTAMSRKIFAAGAIKAAKFLANKTSGLYNMSDILK; the protein is encoded by the coding sequence TTGCTTAAAGTACTTTTATCTGGCTGTAATGGAAAAATGGGTAAGGTTGTAACAGAGTTAATAGAAAGTGAAAATAATATAGAAATAGTAGCTGGTATAGATATTTCAAAAAAACACAACAAATTTCCTGTTTTCAAAGATTTTAAAGACTGCACTATAAAAGCCGATGTTATAATTGACTTTTCTCATCATTCAATGATGCCAGCTTTAATAGACTACAGTGTTAAAACTAAAACTCCTGCTGTCATATGTACAACGGGACTCGATGAAGAAATTATACAAAAAATAAAAGATGCATCAAATAAAGTAGCTCTATTCAAATCCGGAAATATGTCACTAGGCGTCAATCTAATAACTAAATTAGCCCAAGAAGCTGCTAAAGTGCTCAGCGAATCATTCGATATAGAAATCATCGAAAAACATCACAATAGAAAGTTAGACGCTCCAAGTGGAACTGCATACATGATAGCTGATGCAATAAATGAAACACTCAATAACTCAAAAGAATATAATTTCGGAAGATATGGAAAATCAGCTAAAAGAAACAAAAATGAAATAGGTATACATGCTGTCAGAGGCGGTACAATAGTTGGTGAGCATACAGTAATATATGCAGGTCCTGATGAAATAATCGAAATAAAACATACTGCAATGTCAAGAAAAATATTTGCTGCCGGTGCAATAAAAGCTGCAAAATTTTTAGCAAATAAAACTTCCGGTTTATACAACATGTCAGATATATTAAAATAA
- the hpt gene encoding hypoxanthine phosphoribosyltransferase, whose product MDIENKKKEVLLSREDIQKRVEELGKEISNDYKEKNLLVVSLLKGSFIFTADLVREIDIPVKIEFMTTSSYGHSEESSGKVKVLYDIKGSLEGYDVLIVDDIADTGITMKYIIEYLKSKNPSSIKSCVLLDKPSRRKVELEPDYVGFTIPDKFIVGYGLNYGDYYRNVPYVFAFVD is encoded by the coding sequence ATGGATATAGAAAACAAGAAAAAAGAAGTATTATTGTCAAGGGAAGATATACAGAAAAGAGTTGAAGAACTTGGAAAAGAGATTTCAAATGATTATAAGGAGAAAAATTTACTTGTTGTGTCTTTACTAAAAGGTAGTTTTATATTTACTGCTGATTTAGTTCGAGAAATAGATATTCCTGTGAAAATTGAATTTATGACTACTTCAAGTTACGGACATTCAGAAGAGTCATCTGGTAAAGTAAAAGTTCTTTATGATATTAAGGGCAGTTTAGAGGGATATGATGTTTTGATAGTTGATGATATTGCTGATACAGGTATTACTATGAAATATATTATAGAGTATTTAAAATCTAAAAATCCAAGCAGTATTAAAAGTTGTGTATTGCTTGATAAGCCTTCAAGAAGAAAGGTTGAATTAGAGCCTGATTATGTAGGTTTTACAATACCTGACAAATTCATTGTCGGATATGGTCTAAATTACGGCGATTATTATAGAAATGTACCATATGTATTTGCTTTTGTTGATTAG
- a CDS encoding serine dehydratase subunit alpha family protein, with product MDKKKIIIETLKREVVPAMGCTEPVAVALAASKAKEVLSEDDIKEVSILVSPNIYKNGLCVGIPNTDEVGLYIAGALGIVAGKSEKDLRVLEGIKDSEVLSAKKMLENDVLKLDIKDTDEKIYIEVFVRGKKGSARVIVKERHNKFVYIEKDNEVLFKEEQNKNGGGYNEVLKELYSLRIRDIIKAIEKIDYKDIEFLLEGIDMNEKIAKAAIEKTYGIGVGAGFYENIKNGVMADDFINNAMMLTAAGADARMSGLNMPVMSSNGSGNNGLTAILPLVAYKNIYDVDEEKLSKALAISHIINGYIKYYIGRLSPLCGCGVAAATGASAAIAWLMGADYDKIDGTIKNMIANISGMICDGAKVGCALKLATSAATAIQSAILAINGRIVPPRNGIVAETAEDTIKNLGMLGQDGMNITDRVILSIMQKMEKAV from the coding sequence ATGGATAAAAAGAAAATTATAATTGAAACTTTAAAAAGAGAAGTTGTACCAGCAATGGGCTGTACAGAACCTGTGGCTGTTGCACTTGCAGCATCAAAGGCTAAAGAGGTATTAAGTGAAGATGATATAAAGGAAGTTAGTATTTTAGTAAGTCCAAATATATATAAAAATGGGTTGTGTGTTGGTATTCCAAATACTGACGAAGTAGGGCTTTATATTGCAGGAGCTTTAGGGATAGTAGCTGGAAAATCAGAAAAAGATTTAAGAGTTTTAGAAGGAATAAAAGATTCAGAAGTATTAAGTGCAAAAAAAATGCTTGAAAATGATGTTTTAAAATTGGACATAAAAGATACAGATGAAAAGATATATATTGAAGTCTTTGTAAGAGGGAAAAAAGGAAGTGCAAGAGTAATTGTAAAGGAAAGACATAATAAATTTGTATATATAGAAAAAGATAATGAAGTGTTATTTAAAGAAGAGCAAAATAAAAATGGCGGTGGATATAATGAAGTTTTAAAGGAATTGTATAGTTTGAGAATAAGGGATATTATAAAAGCTATTGAGAAAATAGATTATAAGGATATAGAGTTTTTATTAGAAGGTATAGATATGAATGAAAAAATTGCAAAAGCTGCAATTGAGAAAACATATGGTATCGGTGTGGGTGCAGGATTTTATGAAAATATAAAAAATGGTGTGATGGCAGATGACTTTATCAATAATGCTATGATGCTTACAGCAGCTGGAGCTGATGCTAGAATGTCAGGACTTAATATGCCTGTTATGAGTAGTAATGGAAGTGGAAATAATGGGCTAACTGCTATTTTACCGCTTGTTGCTTATAAAAATATTTATGATGTAGATGAAGAAAAATTATCTAAAGCATTGGCTATAAGTCATATTATAAATGGATATATAAAATATTATATTGGCAGATTATCTCCACTATGTGGCTGTGGAGTTGCAGCTGCAACGGGAGCTAGTGCTGCTATAGCATGGCTTATGGGAGCAGATTATGATAAGATAGATGGAACGATAAAAAATATGATTGCAAATATAAGTGGTATGATTTGCGATGGAGCAAAAGTTGGATGTGCTCTAAAACTTGCTACATCAGCAGCAACTGCTATACAATCAGCTATTTTAGCTATAAATGGAAGAATAGTTCCTCCGAGAAATGGTATAGTGGCAGAAACAGCAGAAGATACAATAAAAAATTTAGGTATGCTTGGACAAGATGGAATGAATATTACAGATAGGGTAATACTAAGTATAATGCAGAAGATGGAGAAAGCTGTATAG
- a CDS encoding sigma 54-interacting transcriptional regulator has protein sequence MQLFRISNIVQRIAEAIESVINVDVTIIDNKLNRIAATGLYTENIGARINDKSVFAYALKSGESFIIENPRIHKACSRCEKKESCREFAQVCCPIKVNGTIIGVIGLIAFDEKQKASILSNKHNLLEFLSRMADLLATKLIEKKKSEEIKLLIGELEVLFDSIDRGLMLVDAEGNVLHYNSKAIEILGKEHIDNINKITRHFDIKNIVSKKLNIRNKEFYHSINGNNFRIVYSVKPIEVNGKIVRLVITLNKINEIINVVNDVTGASMEMNFDDIIGESISIKMVKDYAKKAARSSSTVLIQGESGTGKELFARAIHFYSDRRKYPFIPINCAAIPENLLESELFGYEEGAFTGAKKGGKTGKFELANKGTIFLDEIGDMPLHLQTKLLRVLQENMIERVGGKRFIPIDVRIIAATNKNLEKRVEEGEFRDDLYYRLNVIPLYIPPLRERIDDIPILAYKFLNKFNYKLGKNISHISEEVLQFFKNYDWPGNVRELENIIEYAVNMASSNCISINDLPNRIKNKHVKNMAADDIIISIQDLEKREISKAIRKFGRTKKGIEEAAKVLGISRATIYRKLKKYSI, from the coding sequence ATGCAGTTATTTAGGATTTCTAATATTGTTCAAAGGATTGCAGAGGCTATTGAAAGCGTTATAAATGTAGATGTTACTATAATAGATAATAAACTGAACAGAATAGCAGCTACTGGACTTTATACCGAGAATATAGGTGCAAGAATAAATGATAAGTCAGTTTTTGCATATGCTTTGAAAAGTGGAGAGAGTTTTATAATTGAAAATCCTAGAATTCATAAAGCATGTAGCAGATGTGAAAAAAAAGAGAGTTGCAGGGAATTTGCTCAAGTTTGCTGTCCTATAAAGGTAAATGGAACTATTATAGGTGTTATAGGATTGATTGCATTTGATGAAAAACAGAAAGCTTCAATATTGAGTAATAAACATAATTTGTTAGAATTTTTATCTAGGATGGCAGATTTACTTGCTACTAAGTTAATAGAAAAGAAGAAATCAGAAGAAATAAAACTACTAATAGGTGAACTTGAAGTTTTATTTGATTCGATTGATAGAGGACTGATGCTGGTAGATGCAGAAGGAAATGTTCTTCACTACAATTCAAAAGCTATTGAAATATTAGGAAAAGAACATATAGACAATATTAATAAAATAACTAGACATTTTGATATAAAAAATATAGTTAGTAAAAAATTAAATATTAGAAATAAAGAATTTTATCACAGTATAAACGGAAATAATTTTAGAATAGTATATAGCGTAAAACCAATAGAAGTAAATGGCAAAATTGTAAGATTAGTTATAACTCTTAATAAAATAAATGAAATTATTAACGTAGTAAATGATGTTACAGGTGCTAGCATGGAGATGAATTTTGATGATATTATTGGAGAGAGTATATCAATAAAGATGGTTAAAGATTATGCTAAGAAAGCTGCAAGGAGTTCTTCAACTGTGCTTATTCAAGGAGAAAGTGGTACAGGAAAAGAATTGTTTGCAAGAGCTATACATTTTTATAGTGATAGAAGAAAATATCCATTTATACCTATAAATTGTGCAGCAATACCTGAAAATCTTCTTGAAAGTGAACTCTTTGGATATGAAGAAGGAGCTTTTACAGGTGCTAAAAAGGGAGGAAAAACGGGAAAATTTGAATTAGCGAATAAAGGAACTATTTTTTTAGATGAAATAGGAGATATGCCGCTTCATCTTCAGACAAAATTATTGAGAGTTCTTCAGGAAAATATGATTGAAAGAGTAGGTGGAAAGAGATTTATACCTATTGATGTGAGAATTATAGCAGCAACAAATAAAAATCTTGAAAAAAGGGTTGAAGAAGGTGAATTTAGAGATGACCTTTATTATAGATTAAATGTAATTCCTCTTTATATACCACCGCTCAGGGAACGAATTGATGATATACCTATATTGGCATATAAATTTCTTAACAAATTTAATTATAAACTTGGAAAAAATATTTCACATATAAGTGAAGAAGTACTTCAGTTTTTTAAAAATTATGATTGGCCGGGTAATGTTAGAGAACTTGAAAATATAATTGAATATGCAGTAAATATGGCATCTTCTAATTGTATAAGTATTAATGATTTACCTAATAGGATAAAGAACAAGCATGTAAAAAATATGGCAGCAGATGATATAATAATATCAATTCAAGATTTGGAAAAAAGAGAAATATCAAAAGCAATTAGAAAATTTGGAAGGACAAAAAAAGGTATAGAAGAAGCTGCTAAGGTGTTAGGGATTAGTAGAGCAACAATATATCGCAAGTTAAAGAAATACAGTATTTAA
- a CDS encoding 1-phosphofructokinase family hexose kinase — translation MITTVTLNPAIDRSYIINNFQLNKEYKVDEVTVTVGGKGINVAKTVSILGEKLNATGFLGGITGEYIKKQLMEMGIKTSFVSISDESRNLTAIIDPVNNVETTVNEVGPFVTKEELTKFIKEYIKILKYSQIIIASGSVPKGVPKTIYRDMVKIAKDNNVLPIIDASGEFLEEAIKAKPYMIKPNLNELKNIVGYDLKNEYEIIHELKYICKQGVDIVVISLSSDEAIFAAKERVFKVKAPEMTPVNIIGSGDALVAGFAVAIIKKYSLEEAFKYAVACSSASALEKEISFVNKDLVEEIYGQVKIKRLE, via the coding sequence ATGATTACAACAGTAACGTTAAATCCGGCTATAGATAGGTCGTATATAATAAATAATTTTCAACTTAATAAAGAGTATAAGGTTGATGAAGTAACAGTCACTGTTGGCGGAAAGGGTATAAATGTAGCCAAGACTGTTTCTATACTTGGAGAAAAGCTTAATGCTACGGGTTTTTTAGGTGGCATAACAGGTGAGTATATTAAAAAGCAGTTGATGGAAATGGGTATAAAAACTTCTTTTGTAAGTATCAGTGATGAATCTAGAAATTTAACTGCTATAATAGACCCTGTAAATAATGTTGAAACGACTGTTAATGAAGTAGGCCCCTTTGTAACAAAAGAAGAACTGACGAAGTTTATTAAAGAATACATAAAGATATTGAAATACAGTCAAATTATTATTGCCTCAGGAAGTGTACCAAAAGGAGTTCCTAAAACTATATATAGAGATATGGTAAAAATAGCTAAGGATAATAATGTACTACCTATAATTGATGCTTCAGGTGAGTTTTTAGAAGAAGCTATTAAAGCAAAGCCGTATATGATTAAGCCAAATTTAAATGAACTGAAAAATATAGTAGGTTATGATTTAAAAAATGAATATGAAATAATTCATGAATTAAAATATATATGTAAGCAAGGAGTAGACATAGTAGTTATTTCATTGAGTAGTGATGAAGCAATATTTGCAGCTAAAGAAAGAGTGTTTAAAGTAAAGGCTCCAGAAATGACACCAGTAAATATTATAGGTTCTGGAGATGCTCTAGTAGCTGGTTTTGCAGTAGCTATTATAAAAAAATATTCTTTAGAAGAAGCTTTTAAGTATGCAGTTGCATGTTCATCTGCAAGTGCTTTGGAAAAGGAAATTAGTTTTGTAAATAAAGATTTAGTTGAAGAAATATATGGACAAGTAAAGATAAAAAGACTTGAATAA
- a CDS encoding CCA tRNA nucleotidyltransferase, which produces MKIKIPEEVEKILNTLYKNGFQGYVVGGCVRDTLLGRIPNDWDIATNAKPNQMLNIFKDYKVVPTGIKHGTVTIIVNNKQFEVTTYRIEGKYSDNRRPDKVEFTDDLEKDLSRRDFTINAMAYNYEKGLIDPYNGFSDLLDKKVKCVGNPDKRFEEDALRMIRAVRFSSQLDFEIDEAVTMSIVKNSKLVRNISKERIKTELNKILLSNIPSNGIKTLVDTDLIDYIIPEIREIVGFKQYSPYHDKDVFYHTMTTLDNTESDLILRLSALLHDIAKPRCFTIDKYNIGHFYNHCVVGAEMAEEILKKLKYDKKTISSVKMLIKNHMLRLNEITAKTVKRLINKMGTENVERLFKLQIADVKGSKYPHDFSNIEKAVDLYKKILSEKEPLTLKDLDIDGYDLIEIGIPRGREMGIILKKLLEKVFESPEMNKKELLIQEAIFIYNNIREKTNLS; this is translated from the coding sequence TTGAAAATAAAAATTCCTGAAGAAGTAGAAAAGATATTAAATACTTTATATAAAAATGGTTTTCAAGGATATGTAGTTGGAGGATGTGTAAGAGATACTCTTTTAGGTAGAATTCCTAATGATTGGGATATAGCTACAAATGCTAAACCTAATCAGATGTTAAATATTTTTAAGGATTATAAAGTAGTACCGACAGGGATAAAACATGGGACAGTAACTATTATTGTAAATAATAAACAATTTGAAGTAACTACTTACAGAATAGAAGGAAAATATTCTGATAATAGAAGACCAGATAAAGTCGAATTTACAGATGATTTAGAAAAAGATTTAAGTAGAAGAGATTTTACTATAAATGCAATGGCTTATAATTATGAAAAAGGGCTTATAGACCCTTATAATGGATTTTCAGATTTACTAGATAAAAAAGTTAAATGTGTTGGGAATCCAGATAAAAGATTTGAGGAAGATGCTCTTAGAATGATTAGAGCAGTAAGATTTAGTTCACAGCTCGATTTTGAGATAGACGAAGCTGTAACAATGAGTATAGTTAAAAATTCAAAACTTGTGCGTAATATAAGTAAAGAAAGAATTAAAACTGAGCTTAATAAGATTTTATTGTCAAATATACCTTCAAATGGGATAAAAACTCTTGTAGATACAGATTTGATTGATTATATAATACCTGAAATAAGAGAAATTGTTGGATTTAAGCAGTATAGTCCATATCATGATAAAGATGTTTTTTATCATACTATGACTACTCTTGATAATACAGAAAGTGATTTAATATTAAGGTTATCAGCATTACTGCATGATATAGCTAAACCACGATGTTTTACAATCGATAAATATAATATAGGACATTTTTATAATCACTGTGTAGTGGGAGCAGAAATGGCAGAAGAAATATTGAAAAAACTTAAATATGATAAAAAAACTATCAGCTCTGTAAAAATGCTTATAAAAAATCATATGTTAAGATTAAATGAGATTACAGCTAAGACAGTTAAGAGACTTATAAATAAAATGGGTACAGAAAATGTTGAAAGATTGTTTAAACTTCAGATAGCAGATGTAAAGGGAAGTAAGTATCCACATGATTTTTCAAATATAGAAAAAGCAGTAGATTTGTATAAAAAAATATTATCTGAAAAAGAACCTTTAACTCTTAAAGATTTAGATATTGATGGATATGATTTGATTGAGATTGGCATACCAAGAGGTAGAGAAATGGGAATTATTTTAAAAAAATTGTTAGAAAAAGTTTTTGAAAGCCCTGAGATGAATAAAAAGGAATTATTGATACAGGAAGCGATTTTTATTTACAATAATATCAGAGAAAAAACTAATTTGAGTTAA
- a CDS encoding single-stranded DNA-binding protein: MRTFDNNVVTVVGTICSDLKFSHEVFGEGFYNFKIKIPRLSNYNDILPVTISERLLVDFNFSQDKLVKIDGQLRSYNKIVNEKNKLILTIFARDISEEDEENVTNPNQIFLDGYICKKPIYRTTPFGREITDMLVAVNRPYKKSDYIPCIAWGRNARFSEKMKVGDRIKIWGRIQSREYQKKIDEENVVKKVAYEVSISKMSALPEDNNRLSE, translated from the coding sequence GTGAGGACATTTGATAATAATGTTGTTACAGTTGTAGGAACAATTTGTTCTGATTTGAAATTTAGTCATGAAGTATTTGGAGAAGGGTTTTATAATTTTAAAATAAAGATACCTAGATTGAGTAATTATAATGATATTTTACCAGTTACTATTTCAGAGAGGTTGTTGGTAGATTTTAATTTCAGTCAAGATAAACTGGTGAAAATTGATGGGCAGTTGAGGTCTTATAATAAAATTGTAAATGAAAAAAATAAATTGATACTTACTATATTTGCCAGAGATATATCTGAAGAAGATGAAGAAAATGTTACAAATCCAAATCAGATTTTTTTAGATGGGTATATATGTAAAAAACCTATATATAGAACAACACCTTTTGGTAGAGAGATAACAGATATGCTTGTAGCAGTGAATAGACCTTATAAGAAGTCTGATTACATACCATGTATAGCTTGGGGAAGAAATGCGAGGTTTTCAGAAAAAATGAAAGTAGGAGATAGAATAAAAATTTGGGGCAGGATACAGAGTAGAGAATATCAAAAGAAAATAGATGAAGAAAATGTAGTTAAAAAGGTTGCTTATGAAGTTTCTATTTCTAAAATGAGTGCATTGCCTGAAGACAATAATAGGTTGAGTGAGTGA
- the pdaB gene encoding polysaccharide deacetylase family sporulation protein PdaB, with protein MKVILINKKKLLLFLILILFFSGSMIYFNDIGYKVLEVLASDKMLPIYSVNTEEKKVAISFDAAWGDQFTDGILDILDKYKVKTTFFLVGFWVDRYPDMVKKIYERGHEIGNHSTTHPHMSKLSREEIIKELNTTGEKIYNITGKRPNLFRPPFGDYNNTLIKTAKECGYYTIQWDVDSLDWKELGVKPVVDRVTRNIKNGSIVLFHNNAKYVLEYLPLVIEKLQKEGYKIVPISELIIKKDYYIDHTGRQRKIDKSKSNNCIK; from the coding sequence ATGAAAGTAATATTAATCAATAAAAAAAAGCTTTTATTATTTTTGATATTGATTTTATTTTTTAGTGGTAGCATGATTTATTTTAATGATATAGGATATAAAGTTTTAGAGGTTTTGGCATCAGATAAGATGCTTCCAATTTATAGTGTGAATACAGAAGAAAAAAAGGTAGCTATAAGTTTTGATGCTGCTTGGGGAGACCAGTTTACTGATGGAATATTAGATATTTTGGACAAATATAAAGTAAAAACTACTTTTTTCTTAGTGGGCTTTTGGGTTGATAGGTATCCTGATATGGTAAAAAAGATTTACGAAAGAGGTCATGAGATAGGTAATCATTCAACTACTCATCCTCATATGTCAAAGCTGTCAAGAGAGGAAATTATAAAAGAATTAAACACTACAGGAGAAAAAATTTATAATATTACGGGAAAAAGACCAAACTTATTTAGACCTCCATTTGGAGATTATAATAATACATTGATTAAAACAGCCAAAGAATGTGGATATTATACTATTCAGTGGGATGTTGATTCTCTTGATTGGAAAGAATTAGGTGTGAAACCTGTAGTTGATAGAGTAACTAGAAATATAAAAAATGGTTCTATAGTTCTCTTTCATAATAATGCAAAGTATGTACTTGAATATCTACCATTAGTTATTGAAAAACTTCAAAAAGAAGGATATAAAATAGTTCCAATTTCAGAACTTATAATAAAGAAAGATTATTATATAGACCATACGGGAAGACAGAGAAAAATTGATAAATCAAAATCAAATAATTGTATAAAATAG